CTAGCTCCTGTTGGTGGAGGAAGTAATGCTATAGGAATATTCTATCCTTTTATAAATGATAAAGAAGTAACTCTAATAGGAGTTGAGGGTGCAGGAAAAGGTCTTGAAACTGATAAGCATGCTGCAACTATGTCAAAAAGGGAAAAGGGAATTATTCATGGAATGTTAAGCTATGTTCTTCAAGACAATGATGGTGGAATACTCGAGGCTTATTCCATATCAGCAGGTCTTGATTATCCTGGTGTTGGTCCTGAACATGCTTATCTTTGTGAAACTAATCAAGCAACTTATGTTAGTGTAACAGATGATGAAGCTGTAAGAGATGGATTTATGTACTTGACTAAAATTGAAGGAATAGTACCAGCTTTGGAATCAGCACATGCAATCGCTTATGCAAAAAAATTTGCGCCAACTTTGAGCAAGGATAAGATAATGATTATAAATCTATCAGGGAGAGGAGATAAAGATATGGATGCTGTGCTTTCATATCTTGGTGAAGAATAATGAATAGAATAGATATATCTTTTAATGAACTTAAAAAAAATAATAAAAAAGCACTTATACCATTTGTAACTTGTGGAGCAGATCTTACAATTGAAGAAACAGCAGAATTAATTATAGAATTAGATAGGGAAGGAAGCACATTAGTTGAAATTGGAGTTCCTTTTAGTGATCCTCTTGCTGATGGTCCAGTAATACAAAATGCATATACTAAAGCCTTAAATAACGGTACTAAATTAAGAGATGTATTTAATTGTGTTAAATTAGTAAGAGAAAAATCACAAATACCAGTTGTTTTAATGGTTTATTTCAATGTTGTCTATTTTAATGGGATAGAAAATTTTATTAAAGAAGCAGCAATGAGTGGTGCAGATGGATTAATTGTACCAGATGTTCCTCTTGAAGAAAGAGGAGAACTTAATAAGATTTGCGAGATCAATGGGATATATTTGATACCATTAGTAGCAAGAACATCAAGAGATAGAATAGCAGTAATAACAAAGGATGCTAAAGGCTTTGTATATTGTGTTTCTACCAATGGAACAACAGGGGAAAGAACAACTTTGGACAGCGGAACTCAAGAATATTTAGCTGAAGTTCGAAAAATAGTAAACATACCAATGTGCATTGGTTTTGGCATTTCATCAAGAGAAGTCGTAAAAGAAATTAAAGATTACTGTGATGGAGTAATTGTTGGTAGTGCAATAGTAAAAAGGATGGCAGAAGGCAAGCAACCAGTGATTGAATTTATAAGAGATTTGAAGGACGGTTTATACTAAATTAATTAATAATAAAAATTCTATTATTTTATTTCAAAAATTGTGCTATAATTTTTTGGAAATGAGGTGTTTTTAAATTATGGCAAAGAAAAATAGTAGAAATACAGATATTTTAAGTGAAAGTAAAAATACAACTTCACCTAAAGTATATTCATTATTAGTTGATTTAGTAAATGAAAATAAAGATGACTTAGCAGAAGATGTTTTAAAAATAGATTACTTACTAACATATACGAGTAATTGCATTAAGGATAAAGATTTTAAGGAAGCAAAAAGTACAATAAAGATGGCAAAAGCAAGAATGGATAAATTAATAGAGAATAAAGTTAATATTGAATATTTACAATATCTTTATGATGGAATTAATGCAAAAATAAAATAAAAAAACATTATTATGTTATAATGTTATAGACTTCATCATTTTATGTGAAGATTAAATTAATATGAAAAGTGAGTAGTTTAAATGAGATTTGAAAAGTTAGAAAAAACAATTAATAAATTGGATAATGATATTGATGCTTTAAAAAGAGTTAAACAATACTTATCGAATAAAGATGAAATTAATGAAATAACTGATTTATTAAATAAGGAACGTCAAGTATATGCAGATGAATTATATTTAGGTGATGGAATAGCTTACCTAGAATGTGTAAATATAATTCGAGATTTGTTAAATAAAGAATTATATAAAGATGAGCAAGTTAGTCTTTTAGAAGATATAAAAGAAATTCACGGAAGAAAATCACCAAATGTAAGTAAAAAAAGCCATGGGCTTAACGCTTGGCTTAAATTCTTAGATGTAAATTGTGATTGGATAGAGAATAAAAATAGTGATTGGTCAACATTAATCTTGAGAAGCATTAATCCTAAAATTAATAATTAAGCACTGGATTAATTGGTTTAGACTGAAATCTCTTAGTTCCATCAAAAATAGGCTGATGAATTAAGTGTGATATATAACTAAATTTCATCAGCTCATAATAATCAATTAGACTTTCAAGAAATTTATAAGCGTTTTAGCAGCAATGGATAAATCTGTAGAATTTTTGTAAATGACAGTTATATATCTTGAAGGAATTGGTGTTCTTAGTGGTAGTTCAACAAGAAGTCTATTTTGCAAATCTGTAAGAGAAAATTCTCTTATAACCGACGTTATTCCAAGATCTAATTTTGCACCTTCAACTAAGAAGTCCATATTGCTAGCTTCAATATCTGGAGTAATGCTTAAATTTTGAGATATTAAATAATTATCAATGTATTCCCTGGTTGAATTAGGACTTTCTAATAACATAAAGGAACCTTTTTTAAAAATATCATCAGTAGATGATATTTTTATTTTTTTTATATAATTATTGCTAGCAACGAAAATATCATGTATTTCTTTGATTTTAATAAATTCTAATTCCAAATTATTAGATGTGGTTGCAATTATGCCTAAATCTAATTTTCCTTCCTCTACAAGTTTTATTGTATCTAAAGTAGGTTTATTAATTATCTTAATCTTAAAAGCAGAATATTGTTTTGAAAACTCCTGAAATTTAGGTAAGAAATAACTTTTTCCTATAGTTGTACTAACTCCTAAATTAATATTTCCCATCTCTTTATTTTTTAATCTTTCTAAAATGTGCTCACCTAATGAAAATTGGTCGAAGGCTATTTTTATATGTTCAAATAATACTTGTCCTTCTGGCGTTAAAGTTACGCCTTTGGAACTTCTAGAAAAAAGACTAATTTTAAGAGAGTTTTCTAAGGTGCGGATAGATTTGCTTACAGCCGGTTGAGAAACATAAAGAACCTCAGCAGCACGTGATATATTTTTACATTTTGCAACTATGAAAAATACTTTATAAAGATTTAAATCAATACTCATATCATAACTCCTGTTTATAGTATTCATAACTAATATATATTTCAATTA
The window above is part of the Clostridium saccharoperbutylacetonicum N1-4(HMT) genome. Proteins encoded here:
- the trpA gene encoding tryptophan synthase subunit alpha, with the translated sequence MNRIDISFNELKKNNKKALIPFVTCGADLTIEETAELIIELDREGSTLVEIGVPFSDPLADGPVIQNAYTKALNNGTKLRDVFNCVKLVREKSQIPVVLMVYFNVVYFNGIENFIKEAAMSGADGLIVPDVPLEERGELNKICEINGIYLIPLVARTSRDRIAVITKDAKGFVYCVSTNGTTGERTTLDSGTQEYLAEVRKIVNIPMCIGFGISSREVVKEIKDYCDGVIVGSAIVKRMAEGKQPVIEFIRDLKDGLY
- a CDS encoding LysR family transcriptional regulator — encoded protein: MSIDLNLYKVFFIVAKCKNISRAAEVLYVSQPAVSKSIRTLENSLKISLFSRSSKGVTLTPEGQVLFEHIKIAFDQFSLGEHILERLKNKEMGNINLGVSTTIGKSYFLPKFQEFSKQYSAFKIKIINKPTLDTIKLVEEGKLDLGIIATTSNNLELEFIKIKEIHDIFVASNNYIKKIKISSTDDIFKKGSFMLLESPNSTREYIDNYLISQNLSITPDIEASNMDFLVEGAKLDLGITSVIREFSLTDLQNRLLVELPLRTPIPSRYITVIYKNSTDLSIAAKTLINFLKV